TCTTTTAAATTTCGTGAAACATAATTTTTAAGTTCTATACATATAAAAAGACAtttgtttttcttcaattttttcatCATTTTTGTTCAAATTCCTTCGACCCATAATTTTGGACATCAATTTGCTCTTTAAAGTACATATTTGTTCCTATaggatagcttaagtggtaagagctgaaGGACATATAGGTTGAgtaggggaggtccagggatcgatttctagcggtgcaatttatctttttaatgtacaaaaaaaaaatccatattCAAATATGGATGGAAAAAACTGGCCGCTAAAAAAGTTAATCCCCACTATAATGTGAATACTTTCGACTCAAACCAAATTCTCTCCTATAAAACATAttgcaagaaaaaaaaacccctATCCAGAATTGCTAGTTGGTCAACTTGATAGTTTGAATTTGAAGACCATAACAGAACATTGACTCAtacatattttaattttattattataaaaaagcaGCCCCTAAAATGTTACATTATCCTAAAGTCATGGGGAATTAAATGTGAAACTTTGCTGTCGCTATTGCTTGTCTTGTAGATAGAAACAGTTGTTTAGAATATCACATCTTGATGACAACTTTCGCACAATTGGGTTGTTTCAATAGCTCAAATGCTTTCCTTATATCTGCCAGTGTGACCTCATGGGTGAATAGTTCTTGAAGAGGGAACTCCTGTAAAATATAGTAATAACCCAATACTATTGTTAGTAGTAGCAATTAAGTAGTAAAATATATGCATATAAGTTTTctgaatttattttaattatcatCAAAAACACGCATTTTAGATAGTGCATGTGCAATAGTTAAATGGCTAGAAGATTACCTCTTTTTGACATTTGTTAGCTATGATGGAAAGGTCTGATATGGTTTTTAGCCCTCCAAAAACAGAACCTCTCAGAGTTCTTCCATACAAAATGGAACCAATACCAAAGGGCACAATAGGTTCAGTTCCTACACCAATTGCTATTGTTTCACCAGTTCCCTATATATACATAAGAAAAATATTAGGAACATATTAGTATAGAAGGATGGGAAAGAACTATAATCTCTATAGATTGATGGAATATTGATCAAGATTTATTTGACTAAACTATATGATGTGGTGAAAATTACCACTTTTGTGGCTTCCAATGATTCAGTAAGTAAAGGGGGAACTCCAGTGCACTCAAAGGAATAATCCACACCCCTCCCACcactcagctccttcaccaattcTGAAACAGATTTAGTGGAATCACCAGGATTTATAAAGTGGGTCATCCCAAAAGCTtctcctttttctcttttcatctcatttttgtCAATCCCAATAATCTTAGTTGCTCCCAACATCTTGGCACCACTTATAGCCTGCAACACAAAGTCATTATCATTCACGATCAAAATTCAATCCTAATACAACAacagagtcttatcatactaaATCCTAAATGAAACTTGTCGTATTTGATCCATATTAAATATATTGGGAAGTCTTATATAATTGTCTGCCAGAATGAAAACATGACATAAAGGTATATAAGTTTTTGCATACATACCCCTAATCCAACAGCTCCAAGACCAATAACAGCTACACTTGATCCACTTTCAACCTTGGCTTGCTTCCAAGCAGCTCCAAAACCAGTTGAAAACCCACATGAGATGAAACTAGCATGTGCTGGATCAATGCTTGGATCAACTTTGAGTACATAGTTGACATCAGCAACCATGTACTCAGACCATGTAGCACAGCTCAAAACATGGTGTAGCCTCTGGCCTCTGATGGACATCCTTGAAGTGTTATCTGGCATCAGACCAGTCAATCTTATAGGATATGTGAGACACAGATTGGTTTTTCCTGAGACACAATTCTCACATTCTTGACACTCTCCTATGTATGTTGGAATCACAACATCCCCTTCTTTCAGACTTTTCACTTGATCACCAACACTCTCCACAACCCTGCAATACATGAAATTATTAATGTTTGTTTAAAATTCTTCTAGAAGTGTGTTTGGTTTTCCGTTCGGAAACACCAAAATCATTTCAAGTAAAATCAATCTTGAATTGAAATATTGatatttagtttattttttagaattgattttagacccaaaattaattttggtagTAGCTTCGGCGTTGAAGTACTTAATCAATTATGAGAttttataactgaatttcaGAACATTATCCAACAAGGCTTACTTTTTcataaatgtatccaaacataaataatttttaccGTAATCAATTTTATAAAAACCAATTGTGACAAATGTTGATTCCAACACATACTATAGTTGATTCGAATGTCAAAATCAACTTCTGAGAGAAGGCCAAATGCATATTggtatcataattgattttaaaggaAAAGAAGCtagctgatccaaacatactCCAAATGATCATAACAGCAAATTAAATAAAGGTATCATTTGTCCAGCTTACCCAACTCCTTCATGTCCAAGTACTACAGGATAAACACCCTGCAAATTAGTTTGCAGTTATCCATTAGTGGAAGCAAGATTTGTGAGAAATAAAAGATGGTagaaactcaaactcaaaatgCATAGGATTGAAGTGAGTTTGTTTAACTGGGAATCCTTGAGTGCTTGTGATATCTGTGTGGCAAACACTGGCACAAAGCATCTTAACTCGGACTTCAGTTGCTTTTGGTGGATCTACTTGTATTTCTTCCACTGTCACAGGCTTTCCTACTCCCCAGCATATTGCAGCTACATATAATATGATACAAACCAATAAATTGCATAATATTGATTGAAAGTAATGAAAAATCAAAGTAATGAACATGCTTATTGATGATTGATACCTTTGCATGTAATAACCTCTGATGAGGAGTTTGCCATTGAAGTTGTAGATGGAATGCAGCAGGTGCTAATTAAAACAACAATTTAGAGTTTGGAATGGACtgcaaggagaagaagaagaggatgcTGCACTCCCCTTTATATCAACTAGATAAGCAATTATTGATATATAATTATACAAATAAaggttcatttattttttataagataAGTATTTGTGAGTAAATGGCAATCAATTAGAAATACgcatattaaaaatatattactatttattttcatattttattttttaaaatacatttttatctctccttatttattttttaaattacgCTGTCAAGTATTTTTAGAAAatgatttgtttttattttagtcCCATATCAtattgctgttttttttttttgctttatgAATTTATGTTAAATTAAAGTCTTTGGCTCTGACTTTGACTTTGCTAGATTTGAATCGCCATCTTTTGGTTCTCtcagagcatctccaatggtgagatcttattttgggacttacCTCATTTTTTGTGGATCCAgactgccacataggatttaagacactcataaggtccCCATGCACATTTCACTCAAGTGGTTgaaatcttattttacttttaactgGACCCACAGtacttaatatatttatattatttatttcccaccctatttttcactttggttttggtattgaaggagagaaaaaaaatattattttatttaagatcccagatttgagagtacctgagctaaggcacggatcttagtttttgctaagatctcatgccatgtaggataaCTCCAATGGTGAGAtttaataagatccggatcttattttaaggttttattttaattttttaaaaaaaattaggagcTCAAATATTCATTACACATAAATCATATCCACTATTTAATCTgccttattttcattttcaaaatatatatatatatatatatatatatatctgccttattttcaatttttcgcATCGTTTATATTCCAATTAAAACGTGCCAACCCACATCATTAGACAGCGGACCAAATAAGCCCCAAAATAGGACTTATGCAATTCTTGCTCCTTTCTGCATTTCCCGTGGATATATAGGTATATATGACAGTA
This portion of the Lotus japonicus ecotype B-129 chromosome 3, LjGifu_v1.2 genome encodes:
- the LOC130747806 gene encoding CYP enzymes assisting alcohol dehydrogenase-like; the protein is MANSSSEVITCKAAICWGVGKPVTVEEIQVDPPKATEVRVKMLCASVCHTDITSTQGFPGVYPVVLGHEGVGVVESVGDQVKSLKEGDVVIPTYIGECQECENCVSGKTNLCLTYPIRLTGLMPDNTSRMSIRGQRLHHVLSCATWSEYMVADVNYVLKVDPSIDPAHASFISCGFSTGFGAAWKQAKVESGSSVAVIGLGAVGLGAISGAKMLGATKIIGIDKNEMKREKGEAFGMTHFINPGDSTKSVSELVKELSGGRGVDYSFECTGVPPLLTESLEATKVGTGETIAIGVGTEPIVPFGIGSILYGRTLRGSVFGGLKTISDLSIIANKCQKEEFPLQELFTHEVTLADIRKAFELLKQPNCAKVVIKM